A genomic region of Hippoglossus hippoglossus isolate fHipHip1 chromosome 8, fHipHip1.pri, whole genome shotgun sequence contains the following coding sequences:
- the fscn1a gene encoding fascin actin-bundling protein 1a codes for MSTNGASNGTSDMLQIQFGLINCGNKYLTAETFGFKINASASSMKKKQIWTLEQSGDESNGNVFVLKSHLGRYIAADKDGNVTGDSESPGPECRFVITAHDDGRWSLLSEPHGRYLGGTEDRIICFAQTASVAEKWSVHIAMHPQVNIFSMTRKRYAHLSSKVDEIAIDRDVPWGVDSMITLVFREQRYHLQTSDNRFLSSDGALLAATDRSTGYTLEFRSGKVAFRDCGGKYLAPSGPSGTMKSGKSARVGKDELFVLEQSHPQVVLTAANERNVSTRQGMDLSANQDEEGDQEVFQVEICRENRKCAFRTAAGKYWTLTANGGLQCTASTKSANCYFDIEWRGKRLTLRAANGKYVAAKKNGQLAATIDSAGESEEFIMKLINRPIIVLRGEHGFIGCRKVTGTLDSNRSTYDYFTLEFRDGAYSLQDSTGKYWMIGNEQSVVSSSDTPVDFLFEFCDYNKLAVRHAADGKYLRGDHAGVLKANADSLETATLWEY; via the exons ATGAGCACCAACGGCGCCAGTAACGGAACCAGCGACATGCTGCAGATCCAGTTCGGGCTCATCAACTGCGGGAACAAGTACCTGACGGCGGAGACGTTCGGCTTCAAGATCAACGCGTCCGCCTCGagcatgaagaagaagcagatctGGACCCTGGAGCAAAGCGGCGACGAGTCCAACGGCAACGTGTTCGTGCTCAAGTCACATCTGGGCCGGTACATCGCCGCCGACAAGGACGGGAACGTCACCGGGGACAGCGAGAGCCCGGGCCCGGAGTGCCGCTTCGTCATCACCGCGCACGATGACGGCCGCTGGTCGCTGCTGTCCGAGCCGCACGGCCGCTACCTGGGCGGCACCGAGGACCGGATCATCTGCTTCGCGCAGACCGCGTCCGTGGCGGAGAAGTGGAGCGTGCACATCGCCATGCACCCGCAGGTGAACATCTTCAGCATGACGCGCAAGCGGTACGCGCACCTGAGCTCCAAGGTGGACGAGATCGCCATCGACCGGGACGTCCCGTGGGGGGTGGACTCCATGATCACGCTGGTGTTCCGGGAGCAGCGGTACCACCTGCAGACCTCCGACAACCGCTTCCTGAGCAGCGACGGCGCGCTGCTCGCCGCCACGGACCGGAGCACCGGCTACACGCTGGAGTTCCGCTCCGGTAAGGTGGCCTTCAGGGACTGTGGCGGCAAGTACCTCGCGCCCTCCGGACCCTCCGGCACCATGAAGTCCGGCAAGAGCGCGCGCGTGGGCAAGGACGAGCTGTTCGTGCTGGAGCAGAGTCACCCACAGGTGGTGCTGACCGCGGCCAACGAGAGGAACGTCTCCACCCGGCAAG GTATGGACTTGTCAGCCAATCAGGACGAGGAAGGCGACCAGGAGGTTTTCCAGGTGGAGATTTGCCGCgaaaacaggaagtgtgcgTTCCGGACTGCTGCCGGGAAATACTGGACCCTCACTGCTAACGGCGGCCTGCAGTGCACCGCCTCCACCAA GTCGGCTAATTGCTACTTTGACATCGAGTGGCGTGGGAAGAGGCTGACTCTCCGGGCCGCCAACGGGAAATATGTCGCCGCCAAGAAGAACGGCCAGCTCGCAGCCACCATCGACTCGGCAG GTGAGAGCGAGGAGTTCATCATGAAGCTGATCAACCGCCCGATCATCGTGCTGCGTGGCGAGCACGGCTTCATCGGCTGCAGGAAGGTGACGGGGACGCTGGACTCCAACCGCTCCACCTACGACTACTTCACCCTGGAGTTCAGAGACGGCGCCTACAGTCTGCAAG acTCCACGGGTAAATACTGGATGATCGGGAACGAGCAGTCGGTGGTGAGCAGCAGCGACACGCCCGTCGACTTCCTCTTCGAGTTCTGCGACTACAACAAGCTGGCCGTGCGCCACGCCGCCGACGGCAAGTACCTGCGCGGCGACCACGCCGGGGTGCTGAAGGCCAACGCCGACAGCCTGGAGACCGCCACGCTCTGGGAGTACTGA